One genomic window of Candidatus Pseudobacter hemicellulosilyticus includes the following:
- a CDS encoding SGNH/GDSL hydrolase family protein: MRPYRANLIVLLLLTIGVLPATAQTAAELSKIAASQGAAAALFFNPMTDKVPELGAAVSSYQDNKECTVRGGLPHFMARLEKKAPVVIGYIGGSITQGNTGYRPQLSKWIQQQYPHVKMRWLNAGVSGTGTDLAACRIQEQLLRHQPHLVFVEFAVNGAYQPGMEGIIRQIIRNNPETDICLVYTLLNGQTKIYQQGKVPENITGLEAIAEHYQLPSVHMGMQAAKLEQEGALVWKGDPKAADGKIVFSTDGIHPLMEGGNFYAAAVARGIKKINTTGNSAAHLLPNPLIPDNWEDAGMYAPEEVADFSGEWTRLTTKDEAKIKGFNSWFPTIMKAATPGASLSFRFSGTMFGLFDIGGPEVGQLSIEVDGKPVVLEEISSKGFHLYKAVPAGGQSTLNRFNRYCNNRYRGQYDMIAVGPGEHTIVIRLAPDKADKAGTLGEGQQQDISQHPEKYDQTVLYLGKILLRGKPLKAAAAANASKAPAANLSQQQKWEQKVRNYERQDSLNPPGKKIILFTGSSTIENWKSLQQDFPGRNVLNRGISGTKTSDLLAYADRVIKPYKAAQIFLYEGDNDIGYKLTPEQILEQFTKLFEKTRELHPKANIVFISIKPSPRRLKDSVAIQRSNALIQDYLRGQKNAGYADVYTAMLGPDGGLPPAYYREDGLHLTPEGYKVWTAVIGRHLKK; encoded by the coding sequence ATGAGACCCTATCGTGCAAATTTGATAGTACTATTGCTGCTGACCATCGGGGTGCTGCCCGCCACTGCGCAGACCGCTGCCGAGCTCAGTAAAATTGCGGCCTCGCAGGGCGCTGCTGCTGCTTTGTTCTTCAATCCCATGACGGACAAAGTGCCGGAACTGGGTGCGGCTGTCAGCAGTTACCAGGACAATAAAGAATGTACCGTGCGTGGCGGCCTGCCCCATTTTATGGCCAGGCTGGAAAAGAAAGCACCGGTAGTGATCGGGTATATCGGTGGCAGCATCACCCAGGGGAATACGGGTTACCGGCCCCAATTGTCGAAGTGGATACAGCAGCAGTATCCCCATGTGAAAATGCGCTGGCTGAATGCCGGTGTTTCCGGTACGGGCACAGACCTGGCGGCCTGCCGGATCCAGGAGCAGCTGTTGCGCCATCAACCCCACCTGGTATTTGTAGAGTTTGCCGTGAACGGCGCTTACCAGCCAGGTATGGAAGGGATCATCCGGCAGATCATCCGCAATAACCCGGAGACGGATATCTGCCTGGTATATACGCTGCTGAACGGGCAGACGAAAATTTACCAGCAGGGTAAAGTGCCGGAGAATATCACAGGACTGGAAGCCATTGCGGAACATTACCAGCTGCCTTCCGTACATATGGGCATGCAGGCGGCAAAACTGGAGCAGGAAGGCGCCCTGGTCTGGAAAGGCGATCCCAAAGCAGCTGATGGTAAAATTGTTTTTTCAACAGATGGTATCCATCCCCTGATGGAAGGCGGTAATTTTTATGCGGCCGCTGTAGCAAGGGGGATAAAAAAAATAAATACAACCGGCAATAGTGCAGCACATCTGCTGCCCAATCCGCTGATCCCGGATAACTGGGAAGATGCAGGGATGTATGCGCCGGAAGAAGTGGCCGACTTCAGCGGAGAATGGACCCGGCTGACCACCAAAGACGAAGCTAAGATCAAAGGTTTCAACAGCTGGTTTCCCACCATTATGAAAGCAGCTACGCCAGGCGCTTCCCTGAGCTTCAGGTTCAGTGGTACTATGTTCGGGTTGTTTGATATCGGCGGGCCGGAAGTGGGACAACTGTCTATTGAAGTAGATGGCAAACCGGTGGTCTTGGAAGAAATTTCCAGCAAAGGGTTCCATCTCTATAAAGCGGTGCCGGCAGGCGGCCAGTCTACCCTGAACCGCTTCAACCGGTATTGCAATAACCGGTACCGGGGGCAGTATGATATGATAGCAGTAGGACCAGGCGAGCATACCATTGTTATCCGCCTGGCGCCTGATAAAGCCGATAAAGCCGGTACACTGGGAGAAGGGCAGCAGCAGGATATCAGTCAGCACCCGGAAAAATACGACCAGACCGTTCTCTACCTGGGTAAGATCCTGCTGCGGGGTAAGCCGTTGAAAGCCGCTGCGGCAGCCAATGCCTCAAAAGCGCCAGCAGCCAACCTTAGCCAGCAGCAGAAATGGGAACAGAAGGTCAGGAACTATGAACGGCAGGATTCCCTGAACCCGCCGGGCAAAAAGATCATCCTGTTCACGGGCAGTTCTACTATTGAGAACTGGAAATCCCTGCAACAGGATTTTCCCGGCAGGAATGTACTGAACAGGGGGATCTCCGGCACAAAGACCAGTGACCTCCTGGCTTATGCCGACCGGGTCATCAAACCCTATAAGGCGGCACAGATCTTTTTATACGAGGGCGATAATGATATTGGCTATAAGCTGACACCGGAACAGATCCTGGAGCAGTTCACAAAATTGTTTGAGAAGACCAGGGAGCTGCATCCCAAAGCAAACATTGTCTTTATCTCTATCAAACCATCGCCCCGCCGGTTGAAAGACTCGGTGGCTATCCAGCGCAGCAATGCCCTGATACAGGATTACCTGCGTGGACAAAAGAATGCAGGCTATGCGGATGTCTATACGGCCATGCTGGGCCCTGACGGCGGGCTGCCGCCTGCCTACTACCGGGAAGATGGGCTGCACCTGACACCCGAAGGCTATAAGGTATGGACAGCCGTCATTGGCCGGCACCTGAAGAAATAA
- a CDS encoding glycoside hydrolase family 3 C-terminal domain-containing protein, whose amino-acid sequence MKRLLFVLALFAGYSVPAQVYKDKAAPVEARVNDLLAKMTLEEKIDYIGGYRVFYIRGIERLGLPEIKLTDGPVGTHKDGKSTAYPASVLSAATWDTALVFRLGKELGRDSRARGVHILLAPAVNIIRAPLCGRNFEYFTEDPFLNARMGVAYVKGLKSENVVATVKHYAANNQEYDRNNVSSDIDERTLHEIYLPAYKACVQEGGAGAIMTSYNLVNGVYASQNDELNNKILKGMWGFDGLVMSDWVSTYDAVGAANGGLDLEMPSARQMNKAKLLPAIQNGQVKESTIDDKVRRILRIIFRHGFFDNPQLDTSIPMDNPDGAQVALELARGGIVLLKNDKNLLPLNAAGLKKLAVIGPNASSYIAGGGSSYTFPFHSVSLLQGIQQAAGADKTVYAAGLPTLPDRIARSVFYTEKGSSIKGLKAEYFPNIKLQGSPAKTVIDTAVSIHNGWHIAAANQGIPFDHCSIRWTGVVRPEKTANYRFTIRGFDGFRLWINDSIRVDKWSNQGITTHERVISLEGGKDHNVRLEYFAEVHPVDIGFAWSEDVLLFEEAVKAAASADVAVVCIGLNETSEIEGFDHPFALPAFQDSLIQSVAKANPRTIVLVNAGSNVDMRPWIKQVGAVLHVWYPGQEGGTAAADILFGKVNPSGKLPVSFEEKWEDNPAYPYYHDNGTKRVAYKEGLFMGYRHYDRSTTKPMFPFGYGLSYTSFTYSRLAVKATGKGRAEVSFTITNTGARDGAEVAQVYVRDPQCPVERPVKELKGFAKVYLKKGESKKVTVQLGPEAFSYYRPKQQAFGYDAGAFEILAGPHSAQTPLRKTVQIR is encoded by the coding sequence ATGAAACGATTGTTGTTTGTGCTGGCCCTCTTTGCCGGCTACTCCGTACCTGCCCAGGTATACAAAGACAAAGCAGCGCCGGTGGAAGCGCGGGTCAACGACCTTTTAGCCAAAATGACCCTTGAAGAAAAGATTGATTATATCGGTGGATATAGGGTCTTTTATATCCGGGGCATTGAAAGGCTGGGCCTGCCCGAGATCAAACTGACCGACGGCCCGGTAGGTACCCATAAGGATGGTAAGTCCACGGCTTATCCCGCCAGCGTACTCAGTGCAGCTACCTGGGATACGGCCCTGGTATTCCGCCTCGGCAAGGAACTGGGCCGGGATTCCCGCGCCCGCGGCGTGCATATCCTGCTGGCTCCGGCTGTGAATATTATCCGCGCACCGCTCTGCGGCCGCAACTTTGAATATTTCACGGAAGATCCTTTCCTCAATGCGCGTATGGGCGTGGCCTATGTAAAGGGGCTGAAGTCGGAGAATGTGGTGGCCACCGTAAAACACTATGCCGCCAACAACCAGGAATATGACCGCAACAATGTGAGCAGCGATATTGATGAACGTACCCTGCATGAGATCTACCTGCCGGCTTATAAAGCCTGTGTACAGGAAGGAGGAGCAGGCGCCATTATGACCAGCTATAACCTGGTGAATGGCGTATATGCTTCGCAGAATGATGAGCTGAACAACAAGATACTGAAAGGCATGTGGGGCTTTGACGGCCTGGTCATGAGCGACTGGGTCTCCACCTATGATGCCGTAGGCGCCGCCAATGGCGGACTGGACCTGGAAATGCCCAGCGCCCGCCAGATGAACAAGGCCAAACTGCTGCCCGCTATTCAGAACGGACAGGTAAAAGAAAGCACCATTGATGATAAGGTCCGCAGGATACTGCGCATTATCTTCCGCCATGGCTTCTTTGATAATCCCCAGTTGGATACCAGCATCCCTATGGATAACCCCGATGGCGCACAGGTGGCCCTGGAACTGGCCCGGGGTGGGATTGTGCTGCTGAAGAATGACAAAAATTTATTGCCGCTGAATGCAGCCGGTTTGAAAAAGCTGGCGGTGATTGGCCCCAATGCCAGCAGCTATATTGCCGGTGGCGGCAGTTCCTATACATTCCCCTTCCATTCGGTGTCCCTGCTGCAGGGTATCCAGCAGGCCGCTGGCGCTGACAAAACGGTCTATGCCGCCGGTTTGCCCACCCTGCCGGACAGGATCGCCAGATCTGTTTTCTATACAGAAAAAGGCTCTTCCATAAAAGGATTGAAAGCCGAGTATTTTCCCAATATCAAATTACAGGGCAGTCCTGCCAAAACCGTTATTGACACGGCTGTCAGCATCCACAATGGCTGGCATATTGCAGCGGCCAATCAGGGCATACCTTTTGATCATTGCTCTATCCGCTGGACCGGTGTGGTCCGCCCGGAAAAAACAGCTAACTATCGTTTTACCATCCGGGGTTTTGATGGATTCCGGTTATGGATCAACGATAGTATCCGGGTAGATAAATGGAGTAACCAGGGCATCACTACCCATGAACGGGTGATCAGCCTGGAAGGTGGCAAGGACCATAACGTGCGACTGGAATATTTTGCTGAAGTGCATCCGGTGGATATCGGCTTTGCCTGGAGCGAGGATGTGCTGCTGTTTGAGGAGGCTGTCAAAGCCGCCGCCAGCGCTGATGTGGCCGTGGTCTGCATCGGGCTGAATGAGACCAGCGAGATAGAAGGGTTCGACCATCCCTTTGCCTTACCGGCTTTCCAGGATAGCCTGATCCAAAGCGTTGCCAAAGCCAACCCACGCACCATTGTGCTGGTCAATGCAGGCAGCAATGTGGATATGCGTCCCTGGATCAAACAGGTAGGTGCAGTACTGCATGTCTGGTATCCCGGCCAGGAAGGCGGCACAGCTGCTGCTGATATCCTGTTCGGCAAAGTGAACCCCAGTGGCAAACTGCCCGTGAGCTTTGAAGAAAAATGGGAAGACAATCCCGCTTATCCCTATTACCATGATAACGGTACCAAACGGGTAGCTTATAAGGAAGGGTTGTTCATGGGTTACCGGCATTATGACCGCAGTACCACAAAACCAATGTTCCCCTTCGGTTACGGGCTGTCCTATACCAGCTTTACCTATAGCAGGCTGGCAGTAAAGGCCACCGGCAAGGGCAGGGCCGAGGTCAGCTTTACCATCACCAATACCGGCGCCCGGGATGGGGCGGAAGTGGCACAGGTCT
- a CDS encoding glycerophosphoryl diester phosphodiesterase, which yields MYTLRTILCPLWLIVALLSGIPVIARQTNTVSLANDQLSLKWSKKANGYQLLSVSVKKDGQWIALPHPSGAYTILYSRQLPDSIPSPVIGANGQPVVFPEPQYRYLHGTWKEATAPVEMNTAGTAYQLYPSAVRKEKNGLVFAGENAFVTFKASWQLDAAFAGDVRVQLEVTVKQAGYYSVASPTLVNLNNTPIQWATVPGIFQGNALNNNFINAFAYGHGLPDKPVVIRERTISTLASIITTSDAISLAVVPEPGTGRDPWQQDRITQNNWRVGLSHMNRQAQLMPTAYHPVLGEEGSQQQKGNTIRFGFRYVLQPGDWYSVFKHAVEDIYRFSDFLALKDTRRSLTDRILDMQRYGTQDSTSMWQVYDFEGSSIGAQRYLGGVHDSDKDALKNSDYGAMWMMARIANDTVLQRTRLPYARNFKLKQQHQQPGFFQGAAAGQYYLSKSKKFTEEWGAYSEPIGTTYYMLMDMGNILLFEPNDTALRKELRLAADRLLTWMQPNGQWVVAYDNATEQPLFTDVQDLRPTFYGLMIAYNLLKEEKYLTAACKGADWYISNAVNKGWFLGVCGDARFAPDFATGQSVQALLDLYELTKDIKYKDAALKAARIYTTSIYTHPVPSLQPKTVKGIERLDWEISQAGLSFEHGGALGSANHAGPILLASHAGLFVRLFALTQDSLFLQMARAAAWGRDAFVDPATGVASYYWNAMNKGAGPFPHHAWWQIGWITDYLLSEATLRSNGQLSFPRGFITPKVGPHQTYGFAPGTVLGQPAELLLKAGLLQLDNSRIDHFAAINRQQKKLYLVLLNNAVKEETVKGVIQYKYAALNGQPALKAGLLQGNFIASPDQQGFTATIPATGIQVISIDLQ from the coding sequence TTGTATACGCTCAGAACGATCCTTTGTCCATTATGGTTGATAGTAGCCCTTCTGTCCGGGATCCCTGTTATTGCCCGGCAGACCAATACCGTGTCCCTGGCCAACGACCAGCTGTCGCTGAAATGGTCAAAGAAGGCCAATGGTTACCAGCTCCTGTCGGTATCAGTAAAAAAAGATGGACAATGGATCGCGCTGCCGCATCCTTCCGGCGCTTATACCATTCTGTATTCCCGGCAGCTGCCGGATAGTATCCCGTCGCCTGTCATCGGCGCCAATGGCCAGCCGGTAGTTTTTCCGGAGCCCCAGTACAGGTACCTGCATGGCACCTGGAAAGAAGCTACGGCGCCGGTGGAAATGAATACGGCCGGAACAGCGTACCAGTTATACCCTTCCGCAGTCCGTAAGGAAAAGAACGGGCTGGTATTTGCCGGTGAAAATGCTTTTGTCACCTTCAAAGCCAGCTGGCAGCTGGACGCAGCCTTTGCCGGCGATGTCCGGGTACAGCTGGAAGTGACGGTAAAACAGGCAGGTTATTATTCTGTGGCCAGTCCAACCCTGGTCAACCTGAACAATACGCCTATTCAATGGGCCACCGTTCCCGGCATCTTCCAGGGCAATGCGCTCAACAATAATTTCATCAATGCTTTTGCATACGGGCATGGCCTGCCGGATAAACCTGTGGTGATCCGTGAACGGACCATTTCCACCCTGGCCTCCATTATTACCACCAGTGATGCTATCAGCCTGGCGGTGGTGCCGGAGCCGGGTACGGGCCGCGATCCCTGGCAACAGGATCGTATTACGCAGAACAACTGGCGGGTTGGTCTCTCCCATATGAACCGGCAGGCCCAGCTGATGCCCACGGCCTATCACCCGGTATTGGGTGAGGAAGGTTCACAACAGCAGAAAGGCAATACCATCCGCTTTGGCTTCCGCTATGTGCTGCAGCCGGGCGACTGGTACAGCGTCTTTAAACATGCCGTGGAAGATATTTATCGTTTCTCCGATTTCCTGGCCCTGAAAGATACCCGCCGCTCCCTGACAGATCGTATCCTGGATATGCAGCGCTACGGCACACAGGACAGCACTTCCATGTGGCAGGTATATGATTTTGAAGGATCGTCCATTGGCGCACAACGTTATCTCGGCGGAGTGCATGATTCCGATAAGGACGCCCTCAAAAATTCCGATTACGGCGCTATGTGGATGATGGCGAGGATTGCCAATGATACCGTACTCCAGCGGACAAGGCTGCCCTATGCCCGCAATTTCAAACTCAAACAGCAGCACCAGCAGCCAGGATTTTTCCAGGGCGCGGCTGCCGGACAATATTACCTGAGCAAAAGCAAAAAATTCACGGAAGAATGGGGCGCCTATTCCGAGCCCATCGGCACCACGTATTATATGCTGATGGATATGGGTAATATCCTGCTCTTTGAACCCAATGATACTGCGTTGCGCAAAGAGCTGCGGCTGGCGGCCGACCGGCTCCTGACCTGGATGCAACCCAATGGTCAATGGGTAGTAGCCTATGATAACGCTACAGAACAACCGCTGTTTACGGACGTGCAGGACCTGCGGCCAACTTTCTATGGCCTGATGATTGCCTATAACCTGTTGAAAGAAGAAAAGTACCTGACTGCCGCGTGCAAAGGGGCCGACTGGTACATCAGCAATGCTGTCAACAAAGGCTGGTTCCTCGGCGTATGCGGCGATGCCCGCTTTGCACCCGACTTTGCTACGGGGCAGAGTGTACAGGCCCTGCTGGACCTGTATGAGCTGACCAAAGACATTAAATACAAAGACGCAGCCCTCAAAGCGGCGCGTATCTATACTACTTCTATTTACACACATCCTGTTCCTTCTCTGCAACCCAAAACGGTTAAAGGCATCGAAAGACTGGACTGGGAGATCAGCCAGGCCGGGCTGAGCTTTGAACATGGTGGCGCCCTTGGTTCGGCCAATCATGCCGGACCCATTCTGCTGGCCAGTCATGCCGGGCTTTTTGTGCGGCTGTTCGCCCTCACACAGGATTCCCTTTTCCTGCAGATGGCCAGGGCGGCCGCCTGGGGCCGGGATGCTTTTGTGGATCCTGCCACTGGCGTGGCCTCCTATTACTGGAACGCCATGAACAAAGGCGCCGGGCCTTTTCCACATCATGCCTGGTGGCAGATCGGCTGGATCACAGATTACCTGCTCTCTGAAGCTACCCTGCGTTCCAATGGTCAGCTGAGCTTTCCCCGTGGTTTTATCACCCCCAAAGTGGGGCCGCACCAGACCTATGGTTTTGCGCCCGGTACTGTCCTGGGACAGCCGGCCGAACTATTGCTCAAAGCCGGTCTGCTGCAACTGGATAATTCCCGCATTGATCATTTTGCGGCTATCAACCGGCAACAGAAAAAATTGTACCTGGTACTACTGAACAATGCCGTAAAAGAAGAAACGGTAAAAGGCGTCATTCAATATAAGTATGCCGCACTCAACGGCCAGCCTGCCCTGAAAGCCGGCTTATTGCAAGGCAATTTCATCGCCAGCCCGGACCAGCAGGGATTTACAGCTACTATTCCGGCCACAGGCATCCAGGTGATCAGCATCGATCTTCAATAA